The stretch of DNA AAGCCCAGTTATGAATCGACCCGCCTTATACCGACCCGGTAAGGCCTGCGTGATTGATACACGTGGCTAGATATTAGACCGTAAGTAATATCGAGGGTAAATTCGTCCATCGTAGCAGCCGGAGATAAAAAGagattaaactaaataaattatcGATAATAAACAGAGAATTAAATTCGATTAATTAATAACGCAAAGAGATTTGGTTCGAGATTTTCTCTCTCTTACCTACTGTGCTGAAAGTGAagctcgagagagagagagagagagagagagagagtgtgtcgTTGACTGAGGAGGATGAAGGAAGAGGGTGAGAGTTCGCAGAACGTAAAGCCTAGGAGTAAACGGAACAGTGAAGCCTCTGCTTCTGCTTCCGCCTCCGCTACTCCCGTTGGCAGATTCCGACGACGAGCTGCTAGATCGCCTTCTCCACCTCTAACTGCTGCCGCCAGGTATCCCAGATCGAGTTTTAGAAATGGGAAAGTGTTGTTGATTCCAGTACAATTGTTGAATCAGAGCCTTGGAATGAGATATATCTAGATTGGTTCAGTTGTTTGAGATTTGTTTCTTCAGTAATTGCTAGCAATGCTtctaatttttgaaagtttggGTTTTCGGGATGATTAATTTCAGCTCAATGTTTAACAGCTCTGTAGGAGCATCGTCTTATGCTGTTCCCGTAAACGCTGGGAGTGTGGACTGGACGGGTCAAGGGATGGGATCATCAGGACGTCCTTGTAGGCCTTGGGATAGAGGAGATTTACTTAGACGACTTGCCACTTTCAAGCCTTCTAATTGGCTTGCCAAACCCAAAGTAAGATGATTGGATTTTTTCTTTAGTCTAAATGCTGATGGCCGATAACttcctttttattttacttgGTTCAAAGAAATTTGGTATAGTTGATCAACAATATAGTCAAGCCTAGGAAGTCATGAGAATGATGCATGTATCAGTAGTACCGGAATGAAAAATTGAGGAAGAATGGTTAGGTTAGGTTAGGTTGATTGATTCTTTGGGTTGTTTTATGTTGTCTGACTAAAGGTGTGTCTTGTTGCAGACAGCTAGTTCTTTGGTTTGTGCTCAGAAAGGCTGGGTTGGTGTTGACCTAGACAAAATTCAATGCGAGTTTTGTGCATCCAGTCTACATTACTCTCCTCCACAAAATTCGTTGAAACGTCCCGAAGGTCAGTTCTTGTTATTGTGACCGAACTTATCTTCTTTTACTTTCTAACTGTTGGCATCTGGAGGGAGGCTGTTTGAGTGTTTTTCATACTCTTGAACTGTACAAAAAAGGACAATTTCTCAGTCAATCTTTCTGAGCATCTTTGGTGCCACTAGTTTTGATGAATAACCAACTTTAAAGGGTTAAAAGAGTTTTGATTTGGGTTGTAGTCTCTCATTTCTTCTCTTAAGCAAGAAATATTATCAGACATGAATGGACAGCTTCTTTATATATGCTTCTAATCTTTGATATTCTTTACCCATCTTTGATAACAGCTGATAGCAACGGAGAAGAATTCTCGAAGCAGCTTGATGTCGCGCATGAGAGCTCTTGTCCTTGGGTAGGAAATTGTTGTCCAGAAAGCTTAGTTCAGTTTCCTCCAACTCCTCCATCAGCCTTGATTGGGGGTTTCAAGGATCGCTGTGATGGGCTCCTACAATTCTATTCCCTACCTATTGTTTCGGTGTCTGCAATTGACCAGATGCGTGCTTCAAGAGGGCCGCAAATTGACCGTCTTTTGGCACTGCCTCAAGTCTATGCCAATGATGATCCCAGTTTTAGAGTGGGTAATATCTCAGCTACAGAAACGTCTAAAGAAGAGGCTCTCAGTAACTACGCTCGCGTAAGAACTCAGGGATATGTGCTTTATATTCTCACGCGTACCAGCCATAAACTGTTACTAGTTCTAATATGAGTTTTATCTTTTAGGCTCAAAAGTTGATAAGTCTATGTGGGTGGGAGCCTAGATGGCTTCCAAATATCCAAGACTGTGAAGAACATTCTGCCCAGTCAACTAGAAATGGGTGCCCTTCAGGCCCAGCTAGAAATCAAAGTCGTCTACAAGATCCTGGTCCAAGTATGAAACAGTTCTCGGCTTCATCTCGAAAAACCTCTGGAAATTATGAAGTTCTGGGTCCAGAATATAAATCAGAATCCAGATCACCTCTGCTGGATTGTAGTTTATGCGGTGTAACCATCAGAATTTGGGACTTCTTAACCACTTCTCGGCCGGTTCCACTTGCGCCTATCAATGCCAATCTTCCTGAAACAAGCAAGAAAATGGGAGTAACACGTGGAACTAGTGAAACAAGTGGAATCAATGGATGGTTTACTAATGGAGGCATGGAACAGCAGCAAAATGAAGATGTTGACGAGGCTGAAACATCGGGTAAAAGGAAATTAGTATCAAATACAGGTACAAGCTTCTATCAAACTGCAGCTGGTGCATCATCCTCTGCACAGCTGAACATGTCTGTGACGCGTGATAATTACCAATTTAGTGATAGAGGAAAGGAAGTTATGCGAAGGCAACCTTCAGGAAGTGAGACTGGTGATCGTGCTGCTTCATATGAATCACGGGGGCCAAGTACTCGTAAACGGAACCTGGAAGATGGTGGAAGCACGGCTGATAGGCCACCTTATCTACGGATACAACATGCAGACAGTGTTGAAGGGTCTGTTGTTGACCGTGATGGTGATGAGGTTAATGACGACTCAGCAGGGCCTTCAAAGCGTACCCGAGGCTCTGAAGTGCAAGACACTTGTCTTCCCTTTTATGGGAGAGATTTATCAGTGGGTGGGCCAAGTCACTCAGTGGATGCTGAAAACGAGAGGGAAGTAAATAGAAGTGAAGGAAATGAACAAGCTCTGGCTTTCCGAGGTGCCAGAGACTCCGCACGTGCTTCCTCTGTCATTGCCATGGATACAATTTGCCACAGTGCCAATGATGACTCTATGGAAAGTGTAGAAAATCGTCCAGGGGATTTTGATGACGTAAATTATCCCTCTGTGGCGACAGCTCAAAGTGCCGACCTCAACGATCCTTCAGAATTTAATTTAAGCAATCAAGCTCAGCAGAGTGCATGCTTCCAACCAGCTCCTGTTCGGTCTAATGCTGAACAAGGCATTAGCAGCATAAATGACGGTGATGAAGTACTGAACACAGAGACTGTCACAGCTCAGGGAAGAGATGGGCCGAGTTTAGGCGTCAGTGGGGGTAGTGTCGGAATGGGTGCAAGTCACGAGGCAGAGATCCACGGAGCAGACGTTTCAGTCCATAGAGGAGATAGCGTCGTTGGAAGCATGGAACCAGTTGCGGAAGTCATAGAGAATCTGGGAGAGTTCGCACCAGACCAAGGCGTTACTGATGATTTTGTTCCTGAAGAAATGGATCGAGAAGATAGGCTTGGGGATAGTCAAGATAGGGTGTCTCAATCCGTTGCAAAGGCGGACAGTGGGTCCAAAATTGTTGATTCATCGAAGGCTGAATCTGTTGAAAGCGGCGAAAAGATGAGCAACATGAACGTGTACGATAGTGTTCACCCATCACTGTCTTGCAATGCTATTGTGTGTTCTGGTTTTGAAGCTTCTAAAGACGAAGTGACCCAGACTTGGAACGAGTCTCCGCTTAACGCTGGCTTTGCACTCCCCGGATCAAGTTACACTGCTAATGGCCAAGGTTCGTAGAAGTTTCTTCTTTTGGTTTATTAAGACCCACTGATTCATCACTTTGAAAGAGTATACACATATATTGATTCATTTTCAGGGCCTCCGAACGGAGATAGCAATGATGAAATTGTGGAGTTTGATCCCATAAAGTATCACAACTGCTACTGCCCTTGGGTAAATGAAAATGTGGCTGCTGCTGGATGTAGCAGCAACAGCTCGAGCTCTTCAAGTGTTGCAGAGGCGCTTTGTGGATGGCAACTAACTCTTGATGCCCTTGATTCGTTCCAGTCACTCGAAAATGCTCAAATCCAGCCAATGGAATCAGAATCAGCTGCATCTCTGTGCAAGGTTTCCCCCCCATCTTGCTTCCCTTCTTACTGAGAGATGATGTGGACATTGACATTTCTTGGTTTCAACTGTTTTGTTTGTAGGATGATCACCGAGCTCCTTCCCAGAAGCTCTTGAAACGCTCTTTCATCAGCAGCCATGGGAAAAAATAGAAGCGAAAGTTACTTGCGGAACGAAAAAAACAAGGTACCTTATTTATTTTCAGACAGGAATCGATATCTATACATATCTAACCAATGTGATTACTGTTCAGGTTCTTTAGCTTGGGTTTCTCTCTAGCAGTGCAAATAAAGAAGTTTGCATAGTTATCTCTCGGATCTACaacctctgttttttttgtaaattaaaagttaagagttTGTGTAGTAAAGTGAAAGACACCTAAACAGAGGTGAGATTACTAATCTCCCAATAATCTTAATACTCCCTCGTCCGTTTCATTATAAATGTtactttaacttttttttaccaagattaagaaaattgtataatagactaatatatcttttttaatgtatgattaaCTTAGTgagaataatttaaataaaaatctattggTTATTCAaaagagtaaaaaataaatttaatgtaacaaatttacattaaaatcttaaatgacatttattttgaaacaaaatataaaatataaaatgacattttttacGAAACAGATAGAGTATTTAATTCTTGTTTCTAATTGTTTTATCATAATTCACCCTCATAATTCTGAATCAGACAACTTTGATTGGGTTTATATCAATTTTCAAGGTGTCTGATTCTCATGTTTAAACCATTAATTCAAACCACCCACGTGATGGGTAAAAGCAAGCACATGACAAAGACAAAAGCATTATCTTCCATGATCAAAGCTAAAAGATAATAGTAACATGACAAATTAGAGATGTCTTAACTAAAAGAGCTGCTGATCAACTTCCGAAGGCAGCAACTTCGACATTTTTGTTGGAGTCAGCGATGGCTGGAGGATCAAAGCGAGTAAAGAGCTTATAAGAGGAGATCAGAGAGAGAACGACATAGAAGCAAACCACGACGAATGTGATTATGACAGAAGCAGTGGCTCTATGGCAGAAACTACCAAAGGAACTGCATGCATCGCTCCATGTAATGGCATCGTCTCCTTTGTACGCTAAGTACAGAACTTCAGTAGACACAGCTCCAGCAGCAAGAACCACGTAGGTTAGAATCTGAGATGACCAcgttattaaattaattagtaCTATTAAGAGCGGGTCATTTGATGATAAAACCGAATGTATAATCAAAGATATAATATGAGACCTGGTCGAGACAGAAGAAGGTCCAAACACGAGGCATTGTGGAAGAAGAACCAGGCATGGCAGAAATGGCTGCTGAGAGAAGAGAGTAGCCTGCACATATTCCATTTGCGTGCACCAAGTACCTAATCGTAATTAAGGTTCGTTATTACCATCACTAATCATTCATTACTTTTTTCGTCCATAGTATAATCATTTAATCTTTCTAAATCAAACCCTAACTTAAATAATCAACACATGTACCCTTGACTAATATGTCTCTTTATAGTTTGGTATGAATATAACTAAAGCATGGTTTGTTTGGTTTAACGGTACATGTCACAAATGTTGAGATGTAACTCTAAATGTTGAAGataataaattagtaaaatttatatgtatggaGAAGATACCTGAAAGCTGAGAGGTTGGAGTAAGAAATTGAGCCGAACTCATTATCCTGAGAGTCTTGAAGCATGATAACAAGCGCTGCAATGCAAAGCCCCACCGGAGCTAACCGGAGCATTGTCTCGGCGGTTCGGATTCCCGTACTACCATCCTCCCATTTCTCCGTCGCAGTACCACCGGAAACGCCGTTGCTAGTCTTGTGATGATCATCACTCTTCTCCATTTTCttcttcacttttttttttgtttctcctaTCTCTTTCTCTGGTTGTGGTTGCTGTTGAGGGAGAAATGTGGTTATAAACAAGTTGTGATGATTTTATTGTGTGGAATTAAATTGGATAAAAGAAAGTGTTGGATCGATAGGGTTGGTGAATGCATTTAATTTCGATATTCATGACAATCATGTCGCACTTCCCTAGACGGAAACATTTAAGGGTTTCCAAATTGACAACAACGCCAAACATGTGAAGATTAGATCGCTCCACTACGATCTAAGCTAAGTCATTGTGATTGTTAGTACGAAGCTCTATTCCTCTATAATCAATTCACTGTAATATTTTGTGTAGATACGACGTTATAagaaatatctatatatataaaaaaaaagattgttatCCATCTCTTTTATTGTGACGTCGTTTCTCGCTTCAGTCTTAAGAAAACTGTAGCTAATACTAACACGTAACAAAGCATCGTGCATGTTTACAGAAAATCATAGATAAGTTTCTTACGATATGGTCTACGGACTGAGTTAGGAAACCAGTTAGCATTTATATCAAAGCCCTAGCTAGGTTTGAACtttgaagtaaatattttttttttttttttttttgctaaccgagtATCCTGGCCCCACCGAAGTGGTCCATactagagaccgaagtgagcatggacgctgccagggcgtcaccatgtggctcaccgtataacggtcttcggtctcggatGCTGCAGCCCATATGTAAATTCTGCAGTGGCCAAAGCTCGAACCCAGGGGCGGACACTCCAGCTGGAGCTcctataccactagaccaaagcaacttggttaaagtaaatatttcttcgtttatatattttcaaaaatgtaaacCATGTTTATAGGATACTAAAATTTGGAGCTGTTCCAATCTCGTGACCGACACTACGTTCTGGAACATTTGTTCTTTGTAGAGAGAGTAAATGTATAGATCGAGTAACTAATAGTGTTGCTATGTTTTTCCATAG from Brassica napus cultivar Da-Ae unplaced genomic scaffold, Da-Ae ScsIHWf_2756;HRSCAF=3524, whole genome shotgun sequence encodes:
- the LOC106387611 gene encoding uncharacterized protein LOC106387611 isoform X1, whose product is MKEEGESSQNVKPRSKRNSEASASASASATPVGRFRRRAARSPSPPLTAAASSVGASSYAVPVNAGSVDWTGQGMGSSGRPCRPWDRGDLLRRLATFKPSNWLAKPKTASSLVCAQKGWVGVDLDKIQCEFCASSLHYSPPQNSLKRPEADSNGEEFSKQLDVAHESSCPWVGNCCPESLVQFPPTPPSALIGGFKDRCDGLLQFYSLPIVSVSAIDQMRASRGPQIDRLLALPQVYANDDPSFRVGNISATETSKEEALSNYARAQKLISLCGWEPRWLPNIQDCEEHSAQSTRNGCPSGPARNQSRLQDPGPSMKQFSASSRKTSGNYEVLGPEYKSESRSPLLDCSLCGVTIRIWDFLTTSRPVPLAPINANLPETSKKMGVTRGTSETSGINGWFTNGGMEQQQNEDVDEAETSGKRKLVSNTGTSFYQTAAGASSSAQLNMSVTRDNYQFSDRGKEVMRRQPSGSETGDRAASYESRGPSTRKRNLEDGGSTADRPPYLRIQHADSVEGSVVDRDGDEVNDDSAGPSKRTRGSEVQDTCLPFYGRDLSVGGPSHSVDAENEREVNRSEGNEQALAFRGARDSARASSVIAMDTICHSANDDSMESVENRPGDFDDVNYPSVATAQSADLNDPSEFNLSNQAQQSACFQPAPVRSNAEQGISSINDGDEVLNTETVTAQGRDGPSLGVSGGSVGMGASHEAEIHGADVSVHRGDSVVGSMEPVAEVIENLGEFAPDQGVTDDFVPEEMDREDRLGDSQDRVSQSVAKADSGSKIVDSSKAESVESGEKMSNMNVYDSVHPSLSCNAIVCSGFEASKDEVTQTWNESPLNAGFALPGSSYTANGQGPPNGDSNDEIVEFDPIKYHNCYCPWVNENVAAAGCSSNSSSSSSVAEALCGWQLTLDALDSFQSLENAQIQPMESESAASLCKDDHRAPSQKLLKRSFISSHGKK
- the LOC106387611 gene encoding uncharacterized protein LOC106387611 isoform X2, which encodes MKEEGESSQNVKPRSKRNSEASASASASATPVGRFRRRAARSPSPPLTAAASSVGASSYAVPVNAGSVDWTGQGMGSSGRPCRPWDRGDLLRRLATFKPSNWLAKPKTASSLVCAQKGWVGVDLDKIQCEFCASSLHYSPPQNSLKRPEADSNGEEFSKQLDVAHESSCPWVGNCCPESLVQFPPTPPSALIGGFKDRCDGLLQFYSLPIVSVSAIDQMRASRGPQIDRLLALPQVYANDDPSFRVGNISATETSKEEALSNYARLISLCGWEPRWLPNIQDCEEHSAQSTRNGCPSGPARNQSRLQDPGPSMKQFSASSRKTSGNYEVLGPEYKSESRSPLLDCSLCGVTIRIWDFLTTSRPVPLAPINANLPETSKKMGVTRGTSETSGINGWFTNGGMEQQQNEDVDEAETSGKRKLVSNTGTSFYQTAAGASSSAQLNMSVTRDNYQFSDRGKEVMRRQPSGSETGDRAASYESRGPSTRKRNLEDGGSTADRPPYLRIQHADSVEGSVVDRDGDEVNDDSAGPSKRTRGSEVQDTCLPFYGRDLSVGGPSHSVDAENEREVNRSEGNEQALAFRGARDSARASSVIAMDTICHSANDDSMESVENRPGDFDDVNYPSVATAQSADLNDPSEFNLSNQAQQSACFQPAPVRSNAEQGISSINDGDEVLNTETVTAQGRDGPSLGVSGGSVGMGASHEAEIHGADVSVHRGDSVVGSMEPVAEVIENLGEFAPDQGVTDDFVPEEMDREDRLGDSQDRVSQSVAKADSGSKIVDSSKAESVESGEKMSNMNVYDSVHPSLSCNAIVCSGFEASKDEVTQTWNESPLNAGFALPGSSYTANGQGPPNGDSNDEIVEFDPIKYHNCYCPWVNENVAAAGCSSNSSSSSSVAEALCGWQLTLDALDSFQSLENAQIQPMESESAASLCKDDHRAPSQKLLKRSFISSHGKK
- the LOC125602139 gene encoding CASP-like protein 2A1, producing the protein MEKSDDHHKTSNGVSGGTATEKWEDGSTGIRTAETMLRLAPVGLCIAALVIMLQDSQDNEFGSISYSNLSAFRYLVHANGICAGYSLLSAAISAMPGSSSTMPRVWTFFCLDQILTYVVLAAGAVSTEVLYLAYKGDDAITWSDACSSFGSFCHRATASVIITFVVVCFYVVLSLISSYKLFTRFDPPAIADSNKNVEVAAFGS